A stretch of DNA from Rhodococcus sp. NBC_00297:
CGGACGTGCCGACGCCGTAGGTGTCCACGGGCTCGGCCCGCAGCGAGGCGATGGCGTACTCGTCCAGATCGCCCGAGACGACGATGCGGGTGCGCGTGGCGCCGAGGTCGTCGAGCTGCCGACGGACCTGCCGCGCCAGGACACCGAGATCGCCCGAGTCGATGCGCACGCCGCCGAGCTCGGGCCCGGCCACCTCGATGGCCGTCGCGACGCCGGCGGTGATGTCGTAGGTGTCCACCAACAGCGTGGTGCCCACACCGAGGGCGGCGATCTGCGAGCGGAACGCCGCGGCCTCGTCCGGCCCGTCGACGCCCGTGTGCAGCAGCGTGAAGGCGTGCGCACTGGTTCCGGCGCCCGGAATGCCGTGGCGGCGGACCGCTTCGAGGTTGGACGTGGCCGCGAAACCGCAGATGTACGCGACGCGCGACGAGGCCACCGCCGCTTCCTCGTGGGCGCGTCGAGAACCCATCTCGATGAGCGGCCTGCCGTCGGACGCGGAGACCATGCGGGTGGCCGCGGCGGCGATGGCGCTGTCGTGGTTGTAGATCGACAGTGCGAGCGTCTCGAGGATCACGCACTCGGCGAAGGTGCCGCGCACGGACAGGACGGGGGAGCCGGGGAAGAACAGTTCGCCCTCGCGGTAACCGTCGATGTCGCCGCCGAACCGGTAGTTCCGGAGCCAGTCGAGGGTGTCCGCCTCGAGGAACGACAACGACGCGAGTTCGTCCTCGCCGAAGCGGAAGTCGCGGAGAGCATCGAGGAAGCGGCCCGTGCCCGCGACGACGCCGTACCGCCGCCCGTCGGGAAGCCGCCGGGCGAACACCTCGAAGGTGCAGGCGCGATGCGCCGAACCGTCGCGGAGGGCGGCCGACAGCATGGTCAGCTCGTACTGATCGGTGAACAGCGCAGTGGAGGTCACCACTGCACCCTAGAGCGGTCACCGTGTCACGGGGCGACCGATGTACGCCGTATCCTGGGCGGCATGGCTTCGGATCTCACCGCGACACTTCCGCAGGCCACGCCCGACGAGGCTGTGGAGGTGTCCGAGGACACCGCGACGGACACACCCTGGGTCACCATCGTCTGGGACGACCCGGTCAACCTGATGCACTACGTCACCTACGTCTTCCAGAAGCTGTTCGGCTACAGCAAGGACAAGGCGACGGAGCTGATGATGCAGGTGCACTCGGAAGGCAAGGCGGTCGTCTCGAGCGGGCCCCGCGACAAGATGGAGATCGACGTGCAGAAGCTGCACGCGGCGGGCCTGTGGGCCACCATGCAGCACGACGTCTGACTCTCGAACACTCGTCTCACCCACTCTGGAAGGACCGTCGTCGTGCGCATGTGGACCCGGAAGAACGCGCTGGGCGGCGTCAAGTTCAAGTCGGAGATGGACGGCCGCGAGGTGGCCGTCCTGCGGTCGCTCGTCGAGTCGGTGGTGGGGCTGCTGGAGCGACGGGGCGCCGAGGCGCCGACCGACGACCTGGCCGAGCTCACCGGCATGCGATCCGGCAACACCTCCGCTCCCGAGGACCCCACGCTCGCGCGGTTGCTTCCCGATTTCCACCGGCCCGAGGGCGCAGACACGGCCGAGTCCGACGCGCTCGCCGAGCAGGCCGACCTCAACGGCGCCCTCCGCAGCCTGTACGAGCCGGACATCATCGACATCAAGCGCGCCGCAGGCGCGACCATCCTGTCGACGCTGCCGAACGGCGGCGGCAAGATCGTTCTCACCCGCGAGCAGGCCGACTCCTGGCTGACCGGGCTGAACGACGTCCGGCTGGCCCTCGGCACCACCCTCGGCATCGATGCGGACACCCCCGACCAACTCGAGGAGGACGATCCGCGAGCACCGCACCTGGACGTCTACCACTGGCTCACCTGGATGCAGGACTCGCTGGTCCAGGTACTCATGCCGTGATGCGCGACCTGCTGTCGGACGTCGCCGGACTGACCGTCGGACACCACCACGTGCTGGATCCCGAGGTCACGCTGTCCGACGAGCACCACGACGGCGTCGGACGCGCGACCGGCTGCACCGTCGTCATGACGGACGCGCCGGTCACCGCGGCCGTCGATGTCCGCGGCGGCGGGCCGGGTACCCGCGAGACCGACCTGCTGGATCCGTCCCACGCCGTGCAGCAGATCGACGCGGTGCTGCTGACAGGCGGTTCCGCCTACGGTCTCGCGGCGGCGGACGGAGTCATGCGCCACCTCGAGGAACATCGGCGCGGCGTGCGGATGGGCCGAGACGACCGTGTCGTCCCGATCGTGCCGGGCGCCGTGATCTTCGATCTGCCGATGGGGGACTGGTCCGTGCGACCGGACGCGGAGTTCGGGCGAGCAGCTGCGGCAGCCGCGTCCGCCGACTTCGCGCTCGGATGCGTCGGCGCGGGGACGGGCGCGCGCGCCGGGCTCCTGAAAGGCGGCGTCGGCAGCGCGTCGACACGGATCGAGACCGGCGCCGCGGCGGGTCTGGTGGTCAGCGCGTTGATGGTCGTCAATCCCGTCGGATCGGTCTTCGACCCCGCGACGGGTGTCCTGTGGAGTGCGTCGTCCGTCCCGGAGGTGGGCCTGCGAATCCCGAGTGCGGACGACGTGCGGGCGGCCGCCGAGCTCGCGCCGAAGGACACCTCCCTCAACACGACCATCGGCGTCGTCGCCACGGACGCGCAGCTCACCGAGTCGGAGTGCCGGCGGGTGGCCGTCGCCGCACACGACGGGCTCGCACGCGCGATCCGACCGGCCCACTCGCCGCTGGACGGCGACACGATCTTCGCCATCGCGACGGGACGGGCGGCTGCCCGCCCCGCCGAGGTGGACATGCCGATGATGATGCCCGATCTGGCCGTGCTCGACGGAGTGTGCGCGGCGGTCGCCCCGGTGGTCGAGCGCGCCATCGCGCGGGCGATCCTCGCCGCGACGGCGGTGGCCGGGGTTCCCGCCTATCGGGACGTGTTCCCGAGTTCCGGCGCGTGAGCCCGACCCGCACTCACGAGTATCGTCGAAACCGGACATCACCTCTCGCCTCACGATCAGGAACGCCATGACCCTCGGAACCTCCGGCGCGCAGCCGGCCACGCAGCCGCGACGCTCGCGCTGGGCGAGCGCCGCCATGGTGATCGGTGGCTTCGTCGCCGTTCTGTACGTCATCGAGGCGGTGGACGTGGCGTCCGGTCTCGCCCTCGACCGGCACGGCATCGGCCCCCGATCGGTCGACGGTCTCCAGGGCGTCGCCTTCGCCCCGCTGCTCCACCACGGGTGGGACCACCTGTTCGCCAACACCGTTCCGCTGCTGGTGTTGGGATTCGTGCTGATGCTCTCGGGCATCGCGCGCGGTCTGGCCGTCACCGCGGTGGTGTGGATCGTGGGTGGGCTGGGCACCTGGCTGACGGGCGAGACCGCGTCCCTGCACGTCGGCGCCTCGATCATCGTGTTCGGGTGGTTGTCCTACCTCATCGTTCGCGGCATCTTCGCCCGCGATCTCGGGCAGTTGCTCGTCGGGGTCCTGGTGCTGCTCGTCTACGGCAGCGCGTTGTGGGGGGTGCTCCCGACGCAGGAGGACGTGTCGTGGCAGGGCCACCTGTTCGGCGCACTCGCGGGAGTACTGGCGGCCTGGATGTTCGCCGGTGCCGCACGTCGGCAACGCGCCGCGCGCACGCTCCCGCCGTCGCCCACCCTGCACCGGTGACAGGAGCCGTGCGCACCCTTCGGACATCTCACGACACGGTGTGTCGCCGAACTCTCTCGGACCTCTCACCGCGCGTGGCAGCATGACTCCCATGCGTCTCACGGTTCTGGGTTGTTCGGGCAGTGTCTCGGGTCCGGACTCGCCGGCATCGGGATATCTCATCGAGGCGCCCGACACCGCTCCGCTCGTCATGGACTTCGGGCCCGGTGTTCTCGGTGCCCTGCAGAAGTACGTGAACCCCGCCGACGTGCACGTGCTGCTGTCGCACCTGCACGCCGATCACTGCCTCGACGTCCCCGGACTGCTGGTCTGGCGCCGGTACGGCCCCACTGCGGTGGAGGGCCGTGCCGTGGTCCTCGGGCCGTCGGACATGGCGTTCCGTCTGGGCGTGGCGTCCGCGGAGAGCGGTGGCCGGATCGACGACATGTCGGACACCCTCGATCTGCGGTACCTCCGAGACGGTTCCGTGGTGACGTTCGGTGCGCTGACCATCGAGCCGCGACGCGTGTACCACCCGCCGGAGTCCTACGGCATGCGCATCACCACCGAGAGTGGAACCGTCCTGGCTTACACCGGGGACACCGGAATGTGCGACGCGGTGGTCGAACTGTCGACCGGGGCCGACGTGCTCCTGGCCGAGGCGTCGTGGACACACGCCGCGGATCGCCCTCAGGGCGTACACCTCTCGGGTACCGAGGCCGGCCGGCTGGCGGCCATGGCGGAGGTCTCGGAGCTGCTGCTCACCCACATCCCGCCGTGGACGTCACGCGAGGACGTCGTCGCGGAGGCGAAGGCCGAGTTCGGTGGTCCGGTGCATGCCGTCTCACCCGGCTACGTCGTCGAGGTCTGACCGCTCGCACGTCCCTCGGGGCGCGGCAGTCCGTCCCCGGGCCGTGTCGGCGACCCGACTAGGGTGGCAGGCGTGTCCACACGTGAAGACGGCAGAGCAGACGACGAACTCCGCACCATCACCATCACCCGCGGTTTCACCTCGCACCCGGCAGGATCGGTGCTGGTCGAGTTCGGCAACACCCGGGTGATGTGCACCGCCAGCGTGGAGGAGGGGGTGCCGCGGTGGCGCAAGGGATCCGGGCTCGGCTGGCTCACCGCCGAGTACGCCATGCTTCCCGGCGCGACGCACACCCGCAACAGCCGCGAATCGGTGAAGGGCAAGGTCAGCGGACGCACGTCCGAGATCAGCCGACTCATCGGGCGCTCGCTGCGGGCCTGCATCGATCTCGCCGCTCTCGGTGAGAACACCATCGCCCTCGACTGCGACGTGCTGCAGGCCGACGGCGGGACCCGCACCGCGGCGATCACGGGTGCCTTCGTGGCACTGTCCGATGCCGTCACCTATCTCGCGGCTCACGGCAAGCTCGCCGATCCGCAGCCCATCTCCTGCGCCATCGCTGCCGTGTCGGTCGGCGTGGTGGACGGCCGCGTCCGGTTGGACCTGCCGTACGAGGAGGACTCCCGCGCCGAGGTGGACATGAACGTCGTGGCCACCGACACCGGAACACTCGTCGAGATCCAGGGCACCGGCGAGGGCGCGACCTTCCCGCGGTCCACCCTCGACGCCATGCTCGACAATGCCCTCGCCGGCTGCGAGCGCATCTTCGCGATCCAGAAGGAGGCTCTCGCGGCCCCTTACCCCGGTGAGCTGCCCGGTGCCTGACGTACGGCTCCTCGTCGCCAGCCGCAACGCGAAGAAGCTCGCCGAACTGCGGCGGGTGCTCGATGCCGCGCAGGTCGGCGGCGTGGAACTGGTGGGGCTCGACGAGGTCGCCGAGTACCCGGAGACTCCCGAGACCGGGGCGACCTTCGAGGAGAACGCACTGATCAAGGCTCGGGACGGCGCTGCCGCGACCGGAATGCCGTGTGTGGCAGATGATTCGGGGATCGCGATCGACGCACTGAACGGTATGCCCGGAGTGCTGTCGGCGCGATGGTCGGGGCAGCACGGCCAGGACGAGGCGAACACCGCGCTGGTGCTGGCGCAACTGGCCGACGTGCCGGACGAGCGGCGCGGTGCGGCGTTCGTCTCCGCCTGTGCGCTGGTGCTGCCGGACGGACGTGAGCACGTGGTCCGCGGCGAGTGGCGGGGGAGTGTGTCGAGAACCCGTGCTGGAAGCGGTGGATTCGGTTACGACCCGATCTTCGTTCCGGACGGTGCCGGGCAGTCCGCTGCCGAGATGACGCCCGCGGAGAAGGACGCGTCGTCCCATCGCGGCGTCGCGCTGCGCCGGTTGCTCCCGGAGATCACCGCGCTCACGCAGTAGGTCGGACGGCGAAGTCCCGCTTCACCTGCTGGGTGCGGCGGTGCTCGATGACGAACGACAGGAACGGCACGGTGCCGGCGAGGAGCGTGCCGATGGTGCGGCCGACGGGCCAGCGCACCTTCACGGCGAGGTCGAGCGTGACGATCAGGTACGCGAAGTAGACCCAGCCGTGCACGATCGCGATCCACCCGGGCAGGTTCTCGACGCCGAAGACGTACTTGGCCACCATCTCCGCGGTCAGCACCAGCAGCCAGACGCCGGTGGCGTAGGCGAGAACGCGATAGCGCAGAAGTGCGGGCTCGATCCGCCGGTCGGTCGGCCGACCCCCGGTGCTTCGAGCGGCGGGACGAGGTTCTGCGGTGCTCACGAAGTGCTCCTGTCGTTCTCGCGGCCGGCGTCCAACTCCGCGAGATAGCTGTTGTACTCCCGCAGTTGACGAGTCTCCTCGTCGTCGGCGGTGTCGTCGGACACGCGGGTCGCCCGAGCTGTCGGGCGCTGCGGGAGGAGATCGGTGGGGATCTCGGTGATCACCGTGGACTCCACCGGTTCGTCCACGGTGTCCTCGAGTTGGACGAACCGTCGGTAGGCGAACACGACGAAGGCGGCGAAGAGGGGCCACTGGAAGGCGTAGCCGAGATTCTGACCCGTGCCGGACGACGATTCGAATCGTTCCCACTGCCAGTACCCGAGCGCCAGGCATCCGCAGGCAGCGACGATGACCAGCACGATGAGTGCTGGTCGGCGCGTCCTCGAGGTGGTGTCCCGGCTCTGATCCACACCACGACGGTACCGGACCGCGCACGGTCAACGACACCGCGTCGTAGGGGTCGTGGTGGGACTCACCTGCTGGTGCGCGAGGGGGGACTTGAACCCCCACGTCCTGAGACACCAGGACCTAAACCTGGCGCGTCTGCCAATTCCGCCACTCGCGCGTGCAGGTGAGTCTAGACGACCTCGGCCGGCACCTCGCGGGTCCGCGGCCTGCGGACGAGCGAACGCTGGTAGCGCCACACCGCGTGCTGCAGCGTCGCGCGGTCGGTGTCGAGGTCACCTGCGACCGCGTCCAGGACGGCGTTCCGGTCCTCGACTCCGTCGACGGTCACGGCGAGTGTTACGCGCAGGAAGTCGTCGACCCCGGCGTCGCTCAGCGGTGACGCGACGCCGAGGGCGCCGAGAAAGCACTCCCATGACAGCTCGCCGACACCTGCGACGGAGACGAACGCGTCGTGTTGCGTCTCGGACCCGTCCACGTCCGTCGCCCTGGTCACCCCGACTGCGAGCAGTGCGGCGGCGACGGCCCGCGCGGCGTCGGCCTTGGTCGAGTGATTCCCCGGAACCCGCTGCCGGTTGTCCACGACGTCGGCATCGAGCGTGGTGAGAGCGCGGAGATCGTCCACCGCGCCGCATCGCGAGCGCCGCCACGCGGCGATCACCCGGCGCACTCCCGTGGTGGGACCGCCATACGTCGCTCTCGACGAGAACACGGCGTCGAGGAGAGCGGCCTCGACGTCCCCGGCCCACCCCGGAAACCAGAACGGCCAGGTCTCCCGTGGAATCACCGCGTCGACGGCGGTAGCGGTGGCAGTCTGCGTCGAACGGTCGATGATCGCTGCGATGGTGTCGGTCATGTGAGTCCCCCCGGTCTCGGTGCACGACGTGTGCGATCAGGAAGGTAGACGGACGGTCCGACAGGAACCGCCCGTCCGCTCGTATAACGAATTGGTAACGATGAACACGAGGAATCCCTCAGGTTCCTCGCCCGCGGAAACCGCCCTGGTCTGCAGCGATCGACCCTACTTTCGGGTCAGTTGAGCCGCCGTTTCTGGCCACGATCACGACGTACCCGCGGGTAGCACTAGGACGTCAAACAGAACGTGAGGAATTCCTCATGATTCCGTGTCATCCTTGAGCCCACGAGATGCGAGTGGTCCGTCGATGACGACTGCCCACCGTCTCGGGCTCCCGGAGTCTCGTGTCGCCGGTGGCCCAGCAACGTCGAACAACCCAGCCACGTCGAACGAGCCCAGCGTCAGAAGTACCCAGCACCTCGCGATCCGAGGTAGGAGAGGACACGCACGCGTGACCATCAACGAGAGCACTCCCCCCAACCGCCAGCGCTCCACCGATCGGGCGGAGTCGCTCGCGGAGCGGTTCGTCGCGGGCGAGCCCTACGCGTTCGCCTTCGGTGGCCAGGGTGCGCCCTGGTTGCCCACCCTCGACGAGCTGACCCGGGACTGTGCACTCGAGCCGCAGATCACCGATCTCGTCAACACCGCGGCCGACATCCTCGCGCCCGTGGCGCAGGAGCTCCTGGTCGTGCGGCCCCTCGGCTTCGATCCCATCGCCTGGATGCTGGAGCAGGAGCTCGCCGACGATCCGTCGGCCGGTCCGTCCACCGCGGCCCTCGCCTCCGCGGCCGTCTCCGTCCCCGGCGTCCTCCTCACCCAGATCGCCGCACTGCGCGCGCTGTCGGTGCAGGGACTGGACTGGACCGCCACTCCGCCCTCCGCCGTCATCGGCCACTCGCAGGGTGTCCTCGCCGAGGCGGCTGTCGCCGATCTCGGACGCAGTGACGCCGAACTGCTGGCCGTCGCGCAGCTCATCGGTGCCGCAGCCGGTCTCGTCGGCCGCCGCCGTGCCCTCATCGGCTCGGGCGAGCGGGCTCCCATGATCGCCGTCTCCGCCGTCGACCCCGTCCGTCTGCAGGCCATCGTCGACGAGGTCGCGGGCGACGACGCCACGACGTCCGCCGTCGTCGCCATCCGCAACGGTCGCCGCCGCGTCGTCCTCAGCGGTCCGTACACCAAGCTCGTCCGCGTGCAGCAGCGCTGCGAGGAGATCTCGGCCACCGAGACCCGCGAGCGTGACGCCAAGAAGCGTGGCGGCGCGATCTTCGCTCCCGTCTTCGAACCCCTCGACATCGAGGTCGGCTTCCACCACCCACAGATGGGTGAGGCCGTCGACGTCGTCGGCCAGTGGGCCGAGCGCTGTGGCGTCGACGTCTCCCGTGCCCGCGCACTCGCGCAGGCCATCCTGGTCGATCCCGTCGACTGGGTCGCCGCGACCGAGTCCGTGGTCACCGCCGGCGCCTCGTGGATCCTCGACCTCGGTCCCGGTGACGCCCTCACCCGCCTGACCGCATCGAACATCAGTGGCCACGGCGTGGGCGTCGTCGCCGCGTCGACCCGCACCGGGCACCGGAACCTCCTCACTCCCGGCGCCGCACCCGAGGTGGACCGGCCGTGGAGCGACTTCGCCCCGTCCGTGGTCACCCTCCCGAACGGGTACACCGCCGTCGAGACGTCCTTCACCAAGCTGACGGGTCGGTCGCCGATCCTGCTCGCGGGCATGACCCCGACCACCGTCGACCCGAAGATCGTCGCCGCCGCGACCAACGCCGGCCACTGGGCCGAGCTCGCCGGTGGCGGACAGGTCACCGAGGAGATCTTCGCCGGCCACGTCGCCGAGCTGCAGGAGCTCCTCGAGCCGGGCCGTTCCGTGCAGTTCAACTCGCTCTTCCTCGACCCCTACCTGTGGAAGCTGCAGCTCGGCGGCAAGCGCCTCGTGCAGAAGGCCCGCACGGCGGGTGCGCCGTTCGACGGCGTCGTCGTCACCGCGGGCATCCCCGAGCTCGACGAGGCCGTCGCGCTCATCGAGGAGCTGACCGAGGTCGGCATCAGCCACGTCTGCTTCAAGCCGGGCACGGTGGCGCAGATCCGCGCGGTGATCCGCATCGCCAACGAGGTTCCGGACTATCCGGTCATCG
This window harbors:
- the rdgB gene encoding RdgB/HAM1 family non-canonical purine NTP pyrophosphatase; translated protein: MPDVRLLVASRNAKKLAELRRVLDAAQVGGVELVGLDEVAEYPETPETGATFEENALIKARDGAAATGMPCVADDSGIAIDALNGMPGVLSARWSGQHGQDEANTALVLAQLADVPDERRGAAFVSACALVLPDGREHVVRGEWRGSVSRTRAGSGGFGYDPIFVPDGAGQSAAEMTPAEKDASSHRGVALRRLLPEITALTQ
- a CDS encoding cyclic nucleotide-degrading phosphodiesterase, giving the protein MRLTVLGCSGSVSGPDSPASGYLIEAPDTAPLVMDFGPGVLGALQKYVNPADVHVLLSHLHADHCLDVPGLLVWRRYGPTAVEGRAVVLGPSDMAFRLGVASAESGGRIDDMSDTLDLRYLRDGSVVTFGALTIEPRRVYHPPESYGMRITTESGTVLAYTGDTGMCDAVVELSTGADVLLAEASWTHAADRPQGVHLSGTEAGRLAAMAEVSELLLTHIPPWTSREDVVAEAKAEFGGPVHAVSPGYVVEV
- a CDS encoding nicotinate phosphoribosyltransferase; translated protein: MVTSTALFTDQYELTMLSAALRDGSAHRACTFEVFARRLPDGRRYGVVAGTGRFLDALRDFRFGEDELASLSFLEADTLDWLRNYRFGGDIDGYREGELFFPGSPVLSVRGTFAECVILETLALSIYNHDSAIAAAATRMVSASDGRPLIEMGSRRAHEEAAVASSRVAYICGFAATSNLEAVRRHGIPGAGTSAHAFTLLHTGVDGPDEAAAFRSQIAALGVGTTLLVDTYDITAGVATAIEVAGPELGGVRIDSGDLGVLARQVRRQLDDLGATRTRIVVSGDLDEYAIASLRAEPVDTYGVGTSVVTGSGAPTAGMVYKLVEVDGIPVAKRSSHKESRGGRKRAVRLARSTGTVVEELVTKAGAPLPATDPYTVRELSVPMVRGGEIVHTATVEDARTLVAEGLRSLPWEGLGLSQGDPAVPTVFS
- the aosR gene encoding oxidative stress transcriptional regulator AosR, encoding MRMWTRKNALGGVKFKSEMDGREVAVLRSLVESVVGLLERRGAEAPTDDLAELTGMRSGNTSAPEDPTLARLLPDFHRPEGADTAESDALAEQADLNGALRSLYEPDIIDIKRAAGATILSTLPNGGGKIVLTREQADSWLTGLNDVRLALGTTLGIDADTPDQLEEDDPRAPHLDVYHWLTWMQDSLVQVLMP
- the rph gene encoding ribonuclease PH; protein product: MSTREDGRADDELRTITITRGFTSHPAGSVLVEFGNTRVMCTASVEEGVPRWRKGSGLGWLTAEYAMLPGATHTRNSRESVKGKVSGRTSEISRLIGRSLRACIDLAALGENTIALDCDVLQADGGTRTAAITGAFVALSDAVTYLAAHGKLADPQPISCAIAAVSVGVVDGRVRLDLPYEEDSRAEVDMNVVATDTGTLVEIQGTGEGATFPRSTLDAMLDNALAGCERIFAIQKEALAAPYPGELPGA
- the clpS gene encoding ATP-dependent Clp protease adapter ClpS, which codes for MASDLTATLPQATPDEAVEVSEDTATDTPWVTIVWDDPVNLMHYVTYVFQKLFGYSKDKATELMMQVHSEGKAVVSSGPRDKMEIDVQKLHAAGLWATMQHDV
- a CDS encoding rhomboid family intramembrane serine protease, with the translated sequence MTLGTSGAQPATQPRRSRWASAAMVIGGFVAVLYVIEAVDVASGLALDRHGIGPRSVDGLQGVAFAPLLHHGWDHLFANTVPLLVLGFVLMLSGIARGLAVTAVVWIVGGLGTWLTGETASLHVGASIIVFGWLSYLIVRGIFARDLGQLLVGVLVLLVYGSALWGVLPTQEDVSWQGHLFGALAGVLAAWMFAGAARRQRAARTLPPSPTLHR
- a CDS encoding DUF3817 domain-containing protein: MEPALLRYRVLAYATGVWLLVLTAEMVAKYVFGVENLPGWIAIVHGWVYFAYLIVTLDLAVKVRWPVGRTIGTLLAGTVPFLSFVIEHRRTQQVKRDFAVRPTA
- a CDS encoding P1 family peptidase, giving the protein MRDLLSDVAGLTVGHHHVLDPEVTLSDEHHDGVGRATGCTVVMTDAPVTAAVDVRGGGPGTRETDLLDPSHAVQQIDAVLLTGGSAYGLAAADGVMRHLEEHRRGVRMGRDDRVVPIVPGAVIFDLPMGDWSVRPDAEFGRAAAAAASADFALGCVGAGTGARAGLLKGGVGSASTRIETGAAAGLVVSALMVVNPVGSVFDPATGVLWSASSVPEVGLRIPSADDVRAAAELAPKDTSLNTTIGVVATDAQLTESECRRVAVAAHDGLARAIRPAHSPLDGDTIFAIATGRAAARPAEVDMPMMMPDLAVLDGVCAAVAPVVERAIARAILAATAVAGVPAYRDVFPSSGA
- a CDS encoding transcriptional regulator — translated: MDQSRDTTSRTRRPALIVLVIVAACGCLALGYWQWERFESSSGTGQNLGYAFQWPLFAAFVVFAYRRFVQLEDTVDEPVESTVITEIPTDLLPQRPTARATRVSDDTADDEETRQLREYNSYLAELDAGRENDRSTS